The following proteins come from a genomic window of Nitrospira sp.:
- a CDS encoding ATP synthase F0 sector subunit c, with translation MDSAAAGLIGMGCAAAGFAGAGVGIGYIFGKMIEVVARQPEAEARVTKYMWIGFALVEAIALYGLVIAFIIMGFRK, from the coding sequence ATGGATTCAGCAGCAGCAGGATTGATCGGTATGGGATGTGCCGCGGCCGGATTTGCGGGGGCCGGCGTTGGGATCGGCTACATCTTCGGGAAAATGATTGAAGTGGTGGCACGCCAGCCTGAGGCAGAAGCCCGCGTCACGAAGTACATGTGGATCGGGTTCGCGCTGGTAGAAGCCATTGCGCTGTACGGCTTGGTCATCGCCTTCATCATCATGGGCTTCCGGAAATAG
- a CDS encoding ATP synthase F0 sector subunit b codes for MPQFESTFFSSLIFWEVISFGILLFVLYKYAFPGILSALEEREKKIKDSLDQAEQHRSEAERRLKEYEAKLNAAGKEAESILAAAKERAQRLLDENEQRLTAEAERIKGDATREIEQERRKALQDIRTQTTELALMVAEKVVQRSLTEADQRKFADEALSALSKSYR; via the coding sequence ATGCCACAGTTTGAATCAACCTTTTTTTCTTCATTGATTTTCTGGGAGGTCATCTCGTTCGGTATTCTCTTGTTCGTGCTCTATAAGTACGCATTTCCCGGCATCTTGAGCGCCTTGGAAGAGCGCGAAAAGAAAATTAAAGACAGCCTCGATCAGGCCGAGCAACATCGATCCGAAGCGGAGCGACGGCTCAAAGAGTATGAGGCCAAGCTCAATGCGGCAGGGAAAGAAGCTGAGAGCATTCTCGCGGCGGCAAAAGAACGCGCTCAACGGTTGCTCGATGAAAACGAACAACGGTTGACCGCGGAGGCGGAGCGTATCAAGGGTGATGCGACGCGCGAGATCGAACAAGAGCGCCGTAAAGCGCTACAAGATATTCGAACACAGACGACGGAACTGGCCCTTATGGTAGCCGAAAAAGTGGTGCAACGGAGTTTGACAGAAGCCGATCAGCGAAAATTCGCGGACGAAGCACTCTCGGCGCTTTCCAAGTCTTACCGATAA
- a CDS encoding ATP-utilizing enzyme of the PP-loop superfamily, which yields MQAALLQQKLHRLRTLLMEMGSVVVAYSGGIDSTFVLKVAHDQLQEKVIGITAISPTFPSIELEAAERVAQEIGARHETVQTDQLIIDDFVRNDATRCFHCKTDLYRLLGNVRQSKAAAYVVDGTNLDDLGDDRPGIKAAREWGVRSPLVEAELSKANIRILAKELGLSNWDKPAAACLSSRIPRGIMITSEQLRRVERAEAVLHRRGFRHFRVRNHGEIARIELAPDELPRLMESDRCAEISARLKALGFKFVTLDLEGYRPGGVALS from the coding sequence ATGCAAGCGGCCCTTCTTCAACAGAAGCTCCACCGGCTCCGAACTCTTCTGATGGAGATGGGCTCGGTCGTGGTCGCATATTCCGGCGGAATCGACAGCACCTTCGTGCTTAAAGTTGCGCACGACCAACTCCAGGAGAAGGTAATCGGCATCACGGCCATCTCACCGACGTTTCCATCCATCGAGTTGGAAGCCGCCGAACGGGTCGCTCAGGAGATCGGCGCCCGCCATGAAACCGTACAGACGGATCAGTTGATCATTGATGACTTCGTGAGAAATGACGCGACTCGCTGTTTTCACTGTAAGACCGACCTGTACCGACTCCTTGGGAATGTGCGGCAATCCAAGGCTGCCGCCTATGTCGTTGATGGAACCAATCTGGACGACCTGGGAGATGATCGCCCCGGCATCAAAGCCGCACGGGAATGGGGAGTGCGCAGCCCGCTCGTGGAGGCCGAACTATCAAAGGCCAACATCCGTATTCTTGCCAAAGAGCTGGGGCTTTCGAATTGGGACAAGCCGGCCGCTGCTTGTCTTTCGTCAAGGATTCCGCGTGGAATCATGATTACCAGCGAACAACTACGCCGCGTCGAAAGAGCGGAAGCCGTGCTCCATCGCCGGGGATTCCGTCATTTTCGGGTTCGAAACCATGGGGAGATCGCGCGGATTGAATTGGCACCGGACGAACTCCCTCGGTTGATGGAATCAGATCGGTGCGCAGAGATCAGTGCGAGGCTGAAAGCGCTGGGGTTCAAATTCGTGACGCTGGATTTGGAAGGCTATCGGCCGGGTGGAGTCGCTCTGAGTTGA
- a CDS encoding putative Zn-dependent protease has protein sequence MVMLALCSLCAASSSDAADISPTRFITPNGMTVLVLEQHFVPIVEIHALIKTGSAQDPPERAGLANLVASLLDEGTTTRSSKQLAEQIDFVGGSLGVQADEDFTTASARILKKDIDLGFTLLADILQRPAFPKPEFERVRAQILGEIASDKDDPGHVAMKTFNQLVFQNHPYRWPVNGTEDTLGKITVADVQTFYAKEYLPNQIILAIVGDVTVEQATTLVQTHFGSWKKGAVQPRTVKKPGVIDKKIVQLIEKDLTQSTIVIGHHGISRTNPDFYAVTVMNHVLGAGGFSSRLMDSIRDKQGLAYGITSHYDARSMPGSFWINLQTRTETTNQAITSALAEMKAIREAPVSDQELADAKSFLMGSFPLRLDTTAKLATVLAQVEFFGLGLDYFSQYPKWIERVTKEDVQRVAKQYLDPQHYALVVVGNIAKAKVRN, from the coding sequence ATGGTAATGTTGGCTCTGTGCAGCCTGTGCGCCGCGAGTTCAAGCGACGCCGCGGACATTTCGCCCACCAGGTTCATCACCCCGAATGGAATGACCGTTCTCGTGTTGGAGCAACATTTCGTTCCCATCGTTGAAATCCATGCCCTTATCAAGACCGGCTCAGCGCAGGATCCTCCGGAAAGGGCCGGTCTGGCGAATTTAGTCGCCAGCCTCCTCGATGAAGGCACCACAACCAGATCCTCTAAACAGTTGGCGGAACAGATTGACTTCGTCGGAGGTTCATTGGGAGTCCAGGCGGACGAAGATTTCACGACCGCGTCGGCGCGCATACTGAAGAAGGACATCGACCTGGGGTTCACCCTTCTCGCCGATATTCTCCAGCGCCCCGCTTTTCCCAAACCAGAGTTCGAACGCGTCCGAGCGCAGATTCTCGGAGAAATTGCCAGCGATAAGGACGATCCTGGGCATGTCGCTATGAAGACCTTCAATCAGTTGGTCTTTCAGAATCACCCCTATCGTTGGCCGGTCAACGGGACGGAGGATACGTTAGGCAAGATCACCGTGGCGGATGTGCAGACCTTCTACGCCAAAGAATATCTTCCCAATCAAATCATCCTCGCCATCGTCGGTGATGTCACGGTGGAACAAGCGACGACGCTCGTCCAAACCCATTTCGGATCCTGGAAAAAAGGGGCGGTGCAACCCAGAACGGTTAAGAAGCCGGGTGTCATCGACAAAAAAATTGTGCAGCTCATCGAAAAGGATCTGACGCAATCGACTATTGTGATCGGTCACCATGGAATCAGTCGGACCAACCCGGATTTTTATGCCGTCACCGTCATGAACCATGTGCTAGGGGCCGGGGGATTTTCCTCACGACTCATGGATAGCATTCGAGACAAGCAGGGGCTTGCCTATGGCATTACCAGTCATTACGATGCCCGATCGATGCCGGGCTCTTTCTGGATCAACCTCCAAACTCGTACTGAAACCACCAATCAGGCCATTACCAGCGCCTTGGCTGAAATGAAGGCGATCCGAGAGGCTCCGGTGAGCGATCAAGAATTGGCTGATGCCAAATCATTTTTGATGGGCAGCTTTCCCTTACGGCTGGATACTACGGCGAAGTTGGCGACAGTCTTGGCACAAGTAGAATTTTTTGGGTTGGGGCTCGACTATTTTAGTCAGTACCCAAAATGGATTGAACGAGTGACAAAAGAGGATGTGCAGCGCGTGGCCAAACAGTACCTGGACCCTCAGCACTACGCGCTCGTCGTGGTCGGCAATATCGCAAAGGCGAAAGTTCGCAACTAG
- a CDS encoding putative Zn-dependent protease: MASSTLIMIMRTIQNHWRIHFLLALLAAFLVSGSTSISLSAEPSEYILTNGMKVLLVEVPKAPVATVQVWYRVGSRNEVMGRAGLSHMLEHMMFKGTARHPKGSFSRIIRKNGGIDNAFTSQDFTAYFENVAADRVGLALELEADRMQGLILDNSEFQTEREVVKEERRLRSEDDPQGALVEALFAQAFLSHPYHWPVIGWFADLDAMSLEDLQRHYDTFYSPNNATLVVVGDIKTESLLPTIKRLFEPIPRGPFPKQALPPEPEQRGERRFLLKREAQVPFVMMGFRVPNYSSEDSYALDILESILSHGKSSRLYQSLVYDQKNSLAVGAEYSVLQTDPGLFYFYSLVNPGAKIEGVEEAIQREILRLQNEPPSEQELQRAKNQVEAARIFEQDSNFRHAMLIGQAESVGAGWRRIDQFVERIHAVTAKDIQRVAKQYLTPDNRTVGILIPLPPAPSDSLPTAVHEGKS, from the coding sequence ATGGCGAGTTCTACCCTCATCATGATCATGCGGACTATTCAGAATCATTGGCGTATCCACTTCTTATTAGCGTTATTAGCGGCGTTTCTCGTCTCCGGATCGACCTCGATCTCGCTCTCAGCAGAACCGAGCGAGTACATCCTCACAAACGGCATGAAAGTGCTGCTGGTCGAGGTGCCCAAGGCTCCGGTGGCCACGGTGCAGGTGTGGTACAGAGTCGGTTCGCGAAACGAGGTCATGGGGCGGGCAGGACTTTCACACATGCTCGAACATATGATGTTCAAAGGCACGGCAAGACATCCAAAAGGCTCGTTTTCTCGAATCATCAGAAAGAACGGTGGGATTGACAACGCATTTACCAGCCAAGACTTTACCGCCTACTTTGAGAACGTGGCGGCTGATCGTGTCGGACTGGCACTCGAACTGGAGGCCGACCGAATGCAGGGCCTCATCCTGGATAACAGCGAGTTCCAGACCGAGCGCGAGGTCGTAAAAGAAGAACGCCGGCTCAGATCCGAGGATGATCCGCAGGGTGCACTGGTTGAAGCGTTGTTTGCCCAGGCCTTTCTCAGCCATCCCTACCATTGGCCCGTCATCGGATGGTTCGCCGATCTCGATGCGATGTCTCTCGAAGACTTACAACGCCACTACGATACCTTTTACTCTCCCAACAATGCCACACTAGTGGTCGTGGGCGATATCAAAACCGAATCTCTCCTTCCGACGATCAAACGTCTGTTTGAACCGATACCCAGAGGCCCTTTCCCCAAGCAAGCCTTGCCGCCGGAACCGGAACAGCGAGGCGAACGCCGATTTCTCCTGAAGCGCGAAGCGCAGGTCCCGTTTGTCATGATGGGGTTTCGCGTACCCAACTATTCGAGCGAGGATTCGTATGCTCTCGACATCCTCGAATCGATCCTGTCTCACGGAAAAAGCTCCCGGCTCTACCAGAGCTTGGTCTATGACCAGAAGAATTCGTTGGCGGTCGGCGCTGAGTACAGTGTGCTGCAGACGGATCCCGGCCTGTTTTATTTCTACTCACTGGTGAACCCGGGCGCGAAGATCGAAGGGGTCGAAGAAGCCATCCAGCGCGAAATCCTTCGGCTGCAGAATGAGCCGCCGTCCGAGCAGGAACTGCAACGGGCCAAGAACCAAGTTGAGGCGGCGCGCATCTTCGAGCAAGATTCGAATTTTCGTCATGCCATGTTGATAGGGCAAGCGGAATCCGTCGGCGCGGGCTGGCGACGGATCGATCAATTCGTGGAACGCATCCATGCGGTTACGGCAAAGGACATCCAGCGTGTTGCGAAGCAATATCTCACCCCAGACAATCGGACCGTCGGAATTCTCATTCCTTTGCCCCCTGCTCCCTCGGACTCGCTTCCCACAGCCGTCCATGAAGGGAAGTCATAG
- a CDS encoding 23S rRNA (adenine(2503)-C(2))-methyltransferase RlmN: MMDITVCGMASAMVGFWFRTEFADSPMTPATVTTLLSFTEPQMVKFVRTHRWPDYRAKQILRWIYQRRLRTITDMTDLPMHDRIALSQSATIGRSPHVAVLSSRDGTRKLLLTLNDGMSIEAVLIPDEDRLTLCVSTQVGCMLDCGFCLTGRMGLKRNLKLHEIIDQILTAQDMLRSDEHITNLVFMGMGEPLANLDCLKAAVTALTNKSWGLGWSRRRVTVSTAGLASRLPDVAALGVNLAISLNATTEEQRRELMPAASEIASLSSLLAACRRYPLASHQRLTFEYVLLAGVNDHATDARRLVQLLRGMRCKINLIPFNEFPTSPFHRPSERAILCFQSLLRDAGLDAFVRKSRGRDVFGACGQLGELSSNPSCALTLTPIETRC; encoded by the coding sequence ATGATGGACATAACCGTATGCGGTATGGCTTCCGCTATGGTAGGCTTCTGGTTTCGAACGGAGTTTGCGGACTCGCCAATGACTCCCGCTACCGTGACAACGCTCTTGAGCTTCACCGAACCGCAGATGGTGAAGTTTGTCCGCACGCATCGCTGGCCTGACTATCGTGCAAAGCAAATCTTGCGCTGGATCTATCAACGGCGACTTCGAACGATCACCGACATGACTGATCTCCCTATGCACGATCGCATAGCGCTGTCTCAATCGGCCACGATCGGACGCTCGCCCCATGTCGCGGTTCTGTCTTCCCGGGACGGGACGCGTAAATTGCTGTTGACGCTCAACGACGGCATGTCGATTGAAGCCGTCCTGATCCCGGATGAGGATCGGCTGACGCTCTGCGTGTCAACTCAGGTCGGTTGTATGTTGGATTGCGGGTTTTGCCTGACCGGACGAATGGGACTTAAACGCAACCTCAAGCTCCATGAGATCATCGATCAGATCCTCACCGCACAAGATATGCTGCGTTCCGATGAACACATTACGAATCTCGTGTTCATGGGGATGGGAGAACCCCTGGCCAATTTGGATTGTCTCAAGGCTGCCGTAACCGCCTTGACCAACAAGTCGTGGGGCCTTGGATGGTCGCGTAGACGCGTGACGGTGTCGACGGCGGGGCTGGCGTCCCGTCTCCCGGACGTCGCGGCGCTGGGCGTCAATCTCGCCATCTCACTCAATGCCACTACAGAAGAACAGCGGCGAGAGCTGATGCCTGCGGCCAGCGAAATTGCTTCACTGAGTTCTCTTCTGGCTGCCTGTCGCCGCTATCCGCTCGCCTCTCACCAACGACTGACTTTCGAATATGTATTGCTCGCCGGTGTAAACGATCATGCGACTGATGCCCGCAGGCTCGTTCAATTGCTGAGAGGCATGCGGTGCAAGATCAATTTGATTCCGTTCAATGAATTTCCAACCAGTCCTTTCCATCGCCCGTCCGAACGAGCGATTCTTTGCTTTCAATCCCTCCTCCGCGACGCCGGCCTCGATGCGTTTGTTCGAAAGAGCCGTGGACGGGACGTATTCGGCGCCTGCGGACAACTTGGAGAACTCTCCAGTAACCCCTCCTGCGCCCTTACCTTGACACCTATCGAAACTCGTTGTTAG
- a CDS encoding Soluble lytic murein transglycosylase, producing the protein MKTYHMYRSINGCRPAVVSGLVLVFGCFLSGIGYTAQVETSEQSTANSCMTAEDCFAAAAWPKERLGRALTKDQVVALKLERLRKVMERFPATMWAKRAGLLSGVILIDRNPAGALPYLRAAQRDFLVLDDYIRFWIGEALLRLGDGREAAAMFEGVPQAIPDSNLLNQVALRAGEAWYQASSCPEAVPWFVKAVNVNDKDPQISQAWLRLASCYLRENQLTEGRETLKQLWTRFPQTKEGKEAEALLGSIGGGPWIAAPDAHYERAQAFLGQSLHAEAIEELKKFLAQDPSSSQRVDAKLKLGVAQVRLKLYDQARDTFHALTTEQGPRSDEASVWLGRVYLRQGLGEKLLDLCRTVPKRTMTPEQKGQINLFAGIWLEDEARFDEAIARYRQVAKFGEPAAQRTEAQWREGWVLYRTARYREAITAWSQIVDQKDNDFEPQALYWTARSYGYVEEVKSKEIFALLCQRFPYTYYCQLAREQTDQSVFGQAKRQGSVVAASSTQPIPEVTQLSVQDNQTSSRMQIELQPAYRRAVELRTLGLERDAARELGALTDRYSRDPEVLAALSMMLNEVGAYHHALRLVRSRFREKLERTGGAVADGLWNVAYPTGLIPTIKMSGAKGVDPFLVAAIIREESQYDWRAVSRVGAIGLMQVMPATANAVAQQHRLPSLSREDLFDQEINIRIGARYVEQLFTQFGGNMVQTIAAYNAGPIVVGTWAATFRERSEDEFVELIQYQETRQYVKRVLRSYKEYLRLAGVQKTVS; encoded by the coding sequence ATGAAGACTTATCATATGTATCGTTCGATCAATGGTTGCAGGCCGGCGGTTGTATCCGGCCTGGTGCTCGTGTTCGGATGTTTTCTCTCCGGCATCGGATATACAGCGCAAGTGGAGACGTCCGAACAATCGACGGCCAATAGTTGTATGACGGCGGAGGATTGCTTTGCAGCGGCGGCCTGGCCGAAGGAGCGGCTGGGGCGTGCGCTGACGAAAGATCAAGTGGTGGCGCTCAAGCTGGAACGTCTCCGAAAGGTCATGGAGAGATTTCCCGCCACGATGTGGGCCAAACGTGCTGGATTACTGTCCGGAGTGATCTTGATCGATCGGAATCCCGCAGGCGCTCTGCCCTACCTTCGAGCAGCCCAGCGGGATTTTCTCGTGCTCGACGATTATATCCGATTTTGGATCGGAGAGGCGTTGCTGCGTTTAGGGGATGGAAGGGAAGCGGCCGCCATGTTTGAAGGGGTGCCGCAAGCGATCCCCGATTCCAATCTTCTCAATCAGGTGGCGCTCCGTGCCGGGGAAGCGTGGTATCAAGCGTCCAGCTGTCCTGAGGCCGTGCCTTGGTTCGTCAAGGCCGTCAATGTCAATGATAAAGACCCGCAGATCTCTCAGGCTTGGTTACGGCTGGCGTCTTGTTATCTTCGAGAGAATCAATTGACGGAAGGGCGAGAAACGCTGAAGCAGCTTTGGACGAGGTTTCCACAGACAAAAGAAGGCAAGGAAGCCGAGGCTCTGCTCGGAAGCATTGGAGGAGGACCGTGGATAGCGGCGCCCGACGCGCATTACGAGCGCGCCCAGGCTTTTCTCGGACAGTCTCTCCACGCGGAAGCAATCGAGGAGTTGAAAAAGTTCTTGGCGCAAGATCCGTCTTCTTCCCAGCGCGTGGATGCCAAGCTTAAATTAGGGGTCGCCCAAGTCCGGCTGAAGCTTTACGATCAGGCCCGCGATACCTTCCATGCACTGACCACTGAACAAGGACCTCGGTCGGATGAAGCGAGTGTATGGCTGGGAAGGGTTTATCTCAGACAAGGACTGGGGGAAAAGCTATTGGATCTCTGCCGGACAGTCCCGAAGCGAACGATGACTCCCGAACAAAAAGGGCAGATCAATTTATTTGCCGGGATCTGGTTGGAAGATGAGGCGCGATTCGATGAGGCGATCGCAAGATATCGACAGGTAGCCAAGTTCGGAGAGCCGGCTGCTCAACGAACGGAAGCACAATGGCGGGAAGGGTGGGTGCTTTACCGAACGGCTCGTTATCGTGAGGCGATCACCGCGTGGAGCCAAATCGTCGATCAGAAGGACAACGACTTTGAACCCCAGGCGCTCTACTGGACTGCTCGTTCCTACGGCTATGTGGAAGAGGTGAAGTCAAAAGAGATATTTGCACTCCTCTGTCAACGGTTTCCATATACCTACTACTGCCAGCTGGCGCGCGAACAGACAGACCAGTCGGTTTTCGGGCAGGCGAAACGGCAAGGCTCCGTTGTCGCTGCCTCGTCCACTCAGCCCATCCCCGAGGTCACTCAGCTGTCGGTTCAGGACAATCAGACCAGCAGCCGTATGCAGATCGAGCTACAGCCGGCGTACCGGCGGGCGGTGGAACTCAGGACCCTCGGCCTCGAGCGCGATGCCGCCAGAGAGCTCGGCGCGCTGACCGATCGGTATAGCCGTGATCCAGAGGTGTTGGCGGCGTTATCAATGATGCTGAACGAAGTCGGCGCCTATCATCATGCCCTGCGCCTGGTGCGGTCCCGATTCCGTGAGAAATTGGAGCGAACCGGCGGAGCAGTTGCGGATGGACTTTGGAATGTGGCCTATCCGACCGGATTGATCCCCACGATTAAAATGTCGGGAGCCAAGGGGGTTGATCCTTTTCTTGTTGCAGCGATCATTCGGGAAGAGAGTCAATATGATTGGAGAGCGGTCTCGCGCGTCGGGGCAATCGGATTGATGCAGGTCATGCCTGCCACCGCCAACGCTGTGGCTCAACAACACCGTCTTCCAAGCCTATCCCGAGAAGATTTGTTCGATCAAGAAATCAATATCAGAATCGGGGCCCGGTATGTTGAGCAACTGTTTACGCAGTTTGGGGGCAATATGGTGCAGACGATCGCGGCGTACAATGCCGGCCCAATCGTTGTGGGAACCTGGGCGGCGACCTTTCGGGAACGGAGCGAGGACGAATTCGTCGAGTTGATCCAGTACCAGGAGACCAGGCAATACGTCAAACGCGTCCTACGTAGCTACAAGGAATACCTGCGTCTGGCAGGAGTTCAAAAGACCGTTTCTTGA
- a CDS encoding Ribonuclease Y — protein MVFGAVVGAGIFEVLRRRMTGAKQAETEDLAKQVVQNAQREAENILKEARFEAKDLVFKAKSEFEEEQKAKLSELSAMEKRLIQREGGLEGKLAALEKRDNESRKREADFAKREEGLMAKESACAKAEREHRDALERVAGMTADEAKKQLILEMESQAKLDAVGIAKRTIEEARENAEREAREIITTSIQRVVRDYVSESTISVVPIPNDAMKGRIIGREGRNIRALEAATGIDLIIDETPEAVIVSGFDPLRREIAKVSLERLMHDGRIHPTRIEEIVEKVKVDIDKLMYEEAEKIIFELGLSDFHPELIKVLGRLKYRTSYGQNNLYHAREASYICGIMASELGLDVRLARRGALLHDIGKAVSHEEEGPHAMLGAEIAKKYGESPQIVNAIAAHHEQVEPICPESVLVAAAEALSAARPGARREALESYVKRLEKLESLATGHKGVQKAYAIQAGREIRVIVRQEDITDAESFQLSRELAKKIEQELTYPGQIKVTVIRESRYVEYAK, from the coding sequence ATGGTCTTCGGCGCCGTGGTTGGTGCGGGGATATTTGAAGTCCTGCGACGACGGATGACGGGTGCCAAACAGGCTGAGACAGAAGACTTGGCCAAGCAAGTTGTCCAGAATGCACAACGAGAAGCAGAGAATATTCTCAAGGAAGCGAGGTTCGAAGCCAAGGATCTGGTATTCAAAGCAAAGTCTGAATTCGAAGAAGAGCAGAAAGCCAAGCTTAGTGAACTGTCGGCGATGGAGAAACGTCTTATCCAACGAGAAGGCGGACTTGAGGGAAAGCTTGCCGCTCTGGAAAAGCGGGACAATGAGTCACGCAAGCGCGAGGCGGATTTCGCAAAACGAGAAGAGGGACTGATGGCCAAAGAATCTGCCTGCGCCAAGGCTGAGCGCGAACATCGAGACGCGCTGGAGCGGGTGGCCGGGATGACGGCCGATGAAGCCAAAAAACAATTAATCCTCGAAATGGAGTCGCAGGCGAAACTTGATGCCGTCGGCATAGCAAAACGGACGATCGAAGAAGCCCGTGAGAATGCCGAACGAGAGGCCCGGGAGATCATTACCACTTCGATTCAACGCGTCGTTCGCGACTATGTATCGGAGTCCACGATCTCGGTGGTTCCCATCCCAAACGACGCCATGAAAGGACGAATCATCGGTCGGGAGGGACGGAATATCCGTGCGCTCGAAGCAGCGACGGGCATTGATCTGATCATCGATGAGACCCCAGAAGCTGTGATTGTTTCCGGGTTTGATCCGTTGCGGCGCGAGATTGCCAAAGTGTCGCTGGAACGGCTGATGCATGATGGGCGCATTCATCCCACGCGCATCGAGGAAATTGTCGAAAAGGTTAAGGTCGACATCGACAAGCTGATGTATGAAGAGGCGGAGAAAATTATTTTTGAGCTGGGGCTCTCAGATTTTCATCCTGAGTTGATCAAGGTGTTGGGGCGTCTCAAATATCGAACGAGTTACGGGCAAAATAACCTCTATCATGCCCGCGAAGCATCGTATATTTGCGGTATCATGGCGTCGGAGTTAGGTCTTGATGTTAGACTGGCTCGGCGAGGGGCCTTGCTCCATGACATCGGCAAGGCGGTCAGCCATGAAGAAGAGGGACCGCATGCCATGCTGGGGGCAGAAATCGCCAAGAAATACGGCGAATCTCCCCAAATTGTCAATGCGATCGCCGCGCATCATGAGCAGGTGGAACCAATTTGTCCTGAGAGTGTCTTGGTGGCGGCTGCCGAGGCGCTGTCGGCGGCACGGCCTGGCGCACGGCGGGAAGCTCTTGAGTCCTATGTGAAGCGGTTGGAAAAGCTGGAATCGCTGGCTACCGGTCACAAGGGGGTGCAGAAAGCGTACGCCATCCAAGCCGGGCGTGAAATTCGCGTCATTGTGCGGCAAGAAGACATTACCGATGCCGAGTCGTTCCAACTTTCTCGTGAACTTGCTAAGAAAATCGAACAGGAGTTGACCTATCCGGGACAGATCAAGGTGACGGTCATTCGGGAAAGCCGATACGTGGAATACGCCAAATGA
- a CDS encoding 2',3'-cyclic-nucleotide 2'-phosphodiesterase, Bsub YmdB — MKVLCIGDIMGEPGRRAVSRAVPRLIAQHRIDAVVANGENLAGGFGITPELAEELFETGVSVITTGNHAWDKKEAVDYFSREPRLLRPANYPAGVPGNGSVVIETAGGEKLAVLQLMGRVYMPTIDCPFQTAKRELSRLKRETSAIIVDMHAEATSEKMAMGHFLDGEVIAVVGTHTHVQTADEQLLPKGTAYITDIGMTGPLHSVIGVKKELAIEKFLTAMPRRFEVASGPSVFCAVLLELDPRLGKAIAFERIRLID, encoded by the coding sequence ATGAAGGTGCTATGTATCGGGGACATCATGGGGGAGCCTGGCCGCCGGGCTGTCAGTCGGGCGGTTCCTCGGCTGATCGCCCAGCACCGTATCGATGCGGTCGTTGCCAACGGTGAAAACTTGGCCGGAGGCTTCGGGATCACGCCTGAGTTGGCCGAGGAACTGTTCGAGACGGGTGTATCGGTTATCACGACCGGAAATCATGCCTGGGATAAGAAAGAGGCGGTCGATTACTTTTCGCGGGAACCCCGATTGTTGCGTCCGGCGAATTATCCGGCGGGAGTCCCTGGAAACGGGAGTGTCGTCATTGAGACTGCAGGCGGGGAGAAGCTGGCAGTTCTCCAGCTGATGGGTCGGGTGTATATGCCGACGATCGATTGCCCGTTTCAGACGGCAAAACGCGAGTTGTCACGGTTGAAGCGCGAGACTTCCGCGATCATCGTCGACATGCATGCGGAGGCCACATCTGAAAAAATGGCCATGGGGCATTTCCTGGACGGGGAAGTGATTGCTGTCGTCGGGACGCATACGCATGTCCAAACTGCCGATGAACAACTCCTTCCCAAGGGGACTGCCTACATCACGGATATCGGCATGACGGGACCGCTCCATTCGGTGATTGGGGTCAAAAAGGAATTGGCTATTGAAAAGTTTTTAACCGCGATGCCGCGGCGGTTTGAGGTCGCTTCAGGACCGTCCGTCTTTTGCGCGGTCCTGCTCGAGCTCGATCCTCGCTTGGGCAAGGCGATCGCGTTTGAACGAATTCGCCTCATCGATTAA